Within the Candidatus Flexicrinis proximus genome, the region AGGTGCTCGGCGCGATCCCCGCCCGTGACGGCGATTACCAGGATGTGTGGCTGGCGTCCGAACTGACGGTGGATGCGTTCACGGAATGGGTGCGTAACAGCCGCTTCATCGAGGCGGTACGCGCACAACTCCTCCAATCCGGCCAGAGTTTTTCGACCGACGGATTGGGCTTCGGCGCCGATAACGACAAGGCGATTGGTCGCATCGACATCGGCTGGAGCGATGAAGGCCAGCTTGCCGCAATCGCCGCGGCAACTGTCGAAGTGCTTAAAACTCAAAATGGCGCGATTTTCCCGCAGTTAGGCGGCGTCAATGCCCAGGTCGAACTCCTGGACGAGCCGCGGATCACTTCATCCGCGCCGCCCATAGCCAGCCGGCTTGGACCGGCCATCAAACTGCTGGTCGCGCTGTTCGGCGGCGTTGCGCTGGCCGTGCTGTTCGAGGCGTCTGACCCGTTCATCCGCCGCCGCGCCCAGATCGAAGACATGGCGCTGGGCGTGCTGGCGACCGTGCCGCGTGAGTAAGTGCCGCCTAGTGTTCATAAGATTGGTTTGTGGAGGCGCTGCCTCCACACCTCCGCGAGGGATTTGCGCCCCTCGACCCCTCATATACGATTTAGTGGCCTAAGCGCCACAAAATCGCGATGGGAGGTGCAGGAGTGCAAATTCCGCCACCGAGGATAGGGGTAGAACCCCATCGAAAGTGCATACCACGCTCTAGTCGTCGCGGGCTGCCCCTGAACGCTGATCGCTGCGCGAGAAGTAGTAGGCGATGCCGGCGGTCGCAAGACCGAGCAGCGCGCCGAGCGGGACTCCGTAAATAATCGCGAGTGTCAAATCCGCGCCGGGGTTGGCCGCCTGCACGAGGGCCATGGCTATGGCGCACAGGATCGTGCCGGTGATAATGACACGCCGCGTACTGCCCCACCCGCGCCGGATACCCAGATACAGGTACACTATCGCCAGGGCGAGGCCAATGAAGAAGAAATACGACGCGCCGCTGATCATCGAATCCGCCCCTTGAACCAGAAACCTGTGGCGCGACGCCGGATGCAGGAGGCCGAAAATCGCGCCCGCGCCCAGATGATTCCAACGTCGCACAAATACCATCTTGCCATATGAAGCCTGATTATAGACTATAGGAGTTGCGGCGCGGCGAAATCAGAACAAGGCCTGAACAACCCTGCGAAAACAGGCAGTACTCCCCCATTGACAGGGGCAATATCTGTCCGTACAATGCCGCAACGTTGTCGAGGGTTGAACCACTCCGACTTGCCGTGCTATACTGTTCGTCGTGCTGCCGCTGTAGCTCAATGGCAGAGCACCGCACTTGTAATGCGACGGTTAAGGGTTCAAGTCCCTTCGGCGGCTACGGGCTTCATCAGCCCGGTTAAGAATACAGACGGGTCGGTGTCCCGAGTGGCAAAGGGGGCTGACTGTAAATCAGCTGCGTACAGCGCTTCGCAGGTTCGAGTCCTGCCCGGCCCACTTTGATGCCATCCCCGCAGCGAATGGCATCTGATGCCTTTGTAGCTCAGGGGTAGAGCATTCCCTTGGTAAGGGAAAGGTCATGGGTTCAAATCCCATCAAAGGCTATTTATCGTTAACCCGGTATGTGTCAGATAGGGTGTTGAAATGGCGAAGAAAAGCAAGGGCAATCGCATTCTGATCAAGCTTCGCAGCACCGAAAGCGGCCACATGTATGTGACGTTTAAGAACCGTCGCAACGACACTGCCCGCCTGGAGCTGAAGAAGTATGATCCGATGGTGCGCAAGCACGTGATCTACCGCGAAACCAAGTAGGATAGCGGTACGTTTAGGGGCATGGTGTCAACGGCAGCACAGCGGTCTCCAAAACCGTTAGTGAGGGTTCGAATCCTTCTGCCCCTGTTGTAACAACCCACACCGTCCCCATAGAGGACGGTGTTTTTATGAGTGAAGGAACAAAGAGATGACCGCTGAGACGCCAAGCAAGGGCCGCCGCCGTCCGGCAGCCAAGCCAGCCGAAGTCGTGGAAACGATCGAAGCCGCGGCTGACGAAAGCAAGGGCATTACCGCCGCGAAGGGACGCGCTACCCCGGGCCGCCGTCAGGCTGGACCGGAACAGGAAGTCCAACGCGGTTTCTTCGGCCGGATTGTCGAGTATATTCAAGGCGTCCGTTCGGAACTGGACAAAGTGGCCTGGCCTTCGCGTGAGCAGGTGATCAGCCTGTTCCGGGTCGTCCTGATCGTGACGATTGCGGCAGCGGCAGTCCTGGGTCTGGTGGCGTTCCTGTTCAACGAACTGTTTGCCATTGGCCTGAGCAACCCGATCGTCTTCGTCGTGTTCGGTGCCGCGGTCGGCGCGCTGACGTTCTTCGTCATGCGCCGCAACGCCGAAGCCGGACCGTCCCGCTAAAAAACAGAGATTTAAGGCGCAGCAGCCATGGCAAAACGCAAGCAGCAAGCGGAGCAGGATTACGATCCGGTTCCCGTCACAATCGATGACGACGATGTCAGCGGAAACGTGCTCGACATCAAGGTGCCGCTAGAGGGCGAACGTGACCCGAACCGGCGCTGGTATGTCGTGCATTGCTACAGCGGCCACGAGAACAAGGTCAAACATGCGGTCCTGCAGCGCATCCAGACGATGGGCATGCAGGATAAGATTTTCGACGTGCTGATCCCGACCGCCGAGGAAATCGAGGTCAAGGAAGGCAAGCAGAAGAAGATCGAGAAGCGCGTTTTCCCCGGTTACATCCTGGTCGAAATGATCATGGATGAGGACTCGTGGTACGTCGTCCGCAATACGACCGGCGTGACCGGATTCGTCGGTATGGGTACCGAGCCGACTCCCCTCAACGAGGACGAAGTCAAGCTCATCATGCGCCGGATGGAAAGCGAAATTCCGGTGGTCAAGGTCAACTTCAAGGTCGGTCAGAAGGTCCGCATCGTCAGCGGCCCGTTCAACGACATTATCGGCATCGTGTCGGATATTTACCCCGACCGCAATAAAGTACGCGTGATGGTCAGCTTCTTCGGCCGTGAAACCCCGGTCGAAGTCGACTTTTTAGAGGTCGAAAAAGCCTAAAGTCTCGTGTAGACTATTCGCTCGCACACGAAAGTACAAAGGCAGCAGCACAATGGCAAAGAAGATCAAGGCAGTAGTCAAGCTGGCCATCAACGCCGGCAAAGCGACACCCGCCCCCCCGATTGGTCCGGCGCTCGCGCAGCACGGCATCAACCTGATGGGCTTCTGCAAGGAATACAATGCCCGTACGTCCAACCGGATGGGCGAGATTATTCCGGCGGAGATCACCATTTTTCAGGATGGTTCGTTCAAATTCGTCCTGAAGTCCCCCCCGACTTCCTTCCTGATCAAGAAGGCGGCCGGCATTACCAAGGGTGCCTCCAACCCGCTCACCGAGAAAGTCGGCAAGCTGACCAAGAAGCAGCTGGCCGAAATCGCTGAGCAGAAGAAGGAAGACCTGAATGCCCTCGACCTCGAGTCGGCCATGCGTCAAATCGCAGGCACGGCGCGTCAGATGGGTGTTGAAGTCGAGCAGTAACCCCTCTGGCTGTCGAGAGCGGTTTAGCCTTCGCGGAACTATGTGCGGGAGACCGATTGCCGGCAGCCTTTAGGCTATTCGTGGGAGAGGCTTAATCGCCTCGTTAGGACCACCTAAGGAGACAAGACCATGGCAGGAAAGCGTTATGAAGCCGCATCCAAGCTGGTAGACCACGCCAAGCAGTATCCGCTTGGCGAGGCGATCGGTCTGCTCAAGCAGATGACCGGCGGCGAAACCAGCAAGCATAAGTTCGATGAAACCGTCGAACTCCATTTCCGTCTGGGCATCGACCCGCGCCACAGCGACCAGCAAGTCCGCAGCACCGTGCTGCTGCCTGCGGGCCTGGGCAAGAAAGTGCGCGTGTTGATCTTCGCAGAGGGCGACGACGCCCGCGCGGCTGAAGCCGCCGGCGCCGACATTGTGGCTGACGATCAGCTTATCAACCGGATCGCCACCGAAGGCTGGGTGGACTTCGATGCCGCCCTCGCGACGCCGTCGATGATGAAGAAGATCGGCCGTATCGCCCGTATCCTCGGCCCGCGCGGCTTGATGCCGAACCCGAAAGCGGGAACAGTGGTCGAAGGCTCCGACCTGGCCCGTGCGGTCGACGAACTCAAGGCCGGCCGCGTGGAATTCCGTAACGACAAGACCGGCAACCTGCATATTCCCATCGGCAAGGCCAGCTTCACCGCCGAGCAGATTGAGCAGAATGCCCGCGCCGTCCTCGGTGCCGTCGAAGCACAGAAACCCGCGACGATGAAAGGTATCTACCTGAAGCGCGCGGTCATCACCTCGACGATGCAGCCGGGTCTCCGGCTCGAAGTCTCGCAGACCGGCGCCGCCAAGTAGGCTGGAACTTGCGCACCCTGCGGCATTCACGCAGGGCACACCCTCCAAAAACAAAACGTCCCGGAAACGCCGGGACGTTTTGATTCACCATGGTCTTCGCAGTTCGGGCTGCCCTACCCGTTTGTGAAAAGCGGGTTGTATCCGGGAGGGCATCGCGGTGGCGACGCCTTCCCGGATTACTGTTAGCCGTCAATCGGCGGGCATTCACGGCCCACCTGGTCGCGCGTGAGGTCGGCACGGACCCAACCCTGCACTTCGATCTGGTCGATGCGCGCCCGGACATAGTACCAGCGACGGCCATCGTCGATGCCGAGCTGCTGGATAATGACTGACGCGGGCTGGCGATCCGGCAGCGAACCGGTCTGTGTGGCGTTCACTGTCGGACGCGAGCGGACGTTTACGCCGCCGGTGTTGCTGATCACCACTTCGCACAGCACGGTCGGCGTTGGAGTGATGCTCGGCGTTAGCGTCGGCGTCGGGGTTTCGGTCGCCGTAGCGGTACTGGTCGGTGTGGCCGTGTCGGTCGGGGTGCTGGTCGGCGTCGGCGTATTGGTCGACGTGGCCGTGTTGGTCGGCGTATCGGTCGGCGTAGGCGTATCCGATGCGGTCGGCGTGTTGGTTGGCGTATAAGTCTGGCTTGGCGTCAACGTCTGCGACGGAGTGAGCGTAGCAGTCGGCGTATTGGTCGGCGGCGGAAAGAGGATTGGCCGCCAGGTATCCTGGGTCAACGCAGCAGTCGCGGCGAGAATGATCAGCACGCCGAACACAATCGCGCCGATCCGCAGCCGGTTGCCCTGCCGTTGGCGGCGGATGATGGTCTCCAGGCGGTGGATTTCGGCACGGCGGCCGAGCACCCGGAAGGGGTCTTCCTTCACCGCGTTCAGCCAGGTCTCGGCCTCGCCCAGGTCGCCATCTTCCAGCGCGAACTCGGCGCGTTCCATATAGCGCGAGAGCAGGTCGCTGACAACGGCGCGGTAGCGGTCGTCCTGCGCGAAGTCGCGCAGTTCCGCAAGCAGCGAACGGGCCTGAGCCAGTTCATTGTCGAAATTCTGGGCAATCATCGCCGCGCAGCGCTCGATGGTCTGCCGCGCCCGCTGGGCGTTGGCCGTCATCGTCTGCGCCTCGATCTTGAGTTCGCTCAGGCGCGAATCCGAAGGGTCGAGGTCGCTGCCCACTTCGAGCAGGCGAAATGCTTCGGCGCTCAAGGTCAGGCGCTCGTCAACCGCCGTGGCGGACGAGGCCCGCGTCAGGGCACTCTGCGCCTGATCGCTGACCTGAGTCTTGATGCCGGCCAGTTTGGCGCTCGAGTCCTGCATCTGGGCACTGACGCGCTGGCTGTTCGGCAGCAGCTGGCGCACCCGCTGGAGGATCGTCTGCACGTTGCGGATCTGCGCGGCCTGCTCGCTGAGTGTCCCGCTGAGGGTCGCCAGCTGGACGCCGGCCTGCTCCGTGTCCTGCTGGACGCGCCGCGCCGTTTCGAGGCGCTCCTCGGTTTGGGGATCGTTCGGCACGACATTCAGCGCTCCCTGGTACTTGCGGATCGCCTCGTTCCAGTTGTCGGCGGCCAGGAAACGGTCGCCTTCGCTCATCAGTTCACGCGCCAGCGCCAGGTCTTGAATCGCCAGCAGTGCGGACTCAGCATCTTTCCAGCTCAGAATGCCGCTGCGTTCAGCCAGATCGCGCGCTTCGCGGTACAACCGGCCGGCTTCTTCGTAATTGCCGGCGCGTTCCAGCGACTTGGCGCGGTTGTAGGCCACACGCGCGTCAAACGGGATGCGGTGGTCCGGTACGACGCCGCGGATCAGGTTGTCTTCGGATTTCTGGCGGTATTCAAGCGCGGTGGCATTGCCTGGCTGTGCTTGCAGGATGCGATTGGCCGTCTCAACCGTGACCTGATAGTCGCCAGCATAATAACTCTGCGTCAGCTCGGTAATCAGGCTTTCCACGTCAGCTGCCGAGGCGCCCGGAATCATGTTGAGCGCAGGCGGTTTACGCGCGCCGCCGGGAGGACGTGCGCCGGTCTCTGGCGCGGGATACCCCTGCGAAGTGGCAAAACGCGGCGGCGGCGGCGGCTCGTCGGCCTCGTCCAGCGAAGGGGATGGGGTGGGCGCGGCAGATGTCGGCGCCGCGGCCGGCGTTTCACCGGTCGAGCGCGCCTGGGCTGCGGTCTGGGTCTGCGTGCTGCGCGCCGCGGGATAGGTTTGCGTGGCACGCGGTTCTGGCGCCTGCACCTTGCGGCTGACGCCGTAGCGCGCGAAGAGGTCATTGACGCGCTGCGCGGCGTGGCCGCTGCGGCCGCCGGCCTGTTCAAGCAGGTCGAGCAGTTCGGGATCAGACGTGTCCTGAGTCAGCGCCTGAGCCAGGATGTCCAGTGCGGCGTCGATGTCGTCGTCATCGCCGGCCACCTCGATGCGGATCTTGGCGCGGCGCATCAGGCCGCGCACCGCTGCCGAGGCGGCGCTGGGTACGGGCGTGGATGATCCGGCCGAAAGCCGGGCAATTTCCGCGAACATGGCCTGGACAGTCGCCTCAAAGTCGGTGTTCTTGGCGTCGGTCAGCAGGGCGCGGGCATTTGATTCAATATCGGTCAGGAGGCGCGGGTCCGGCGCTGTGGCGCTCTTGTATCCGTCTACCATGCGCCGCAGCGCGTCAATCCGGGGCTGTAAATCCATCAGGTACAATCCTACTGGGTAATCAGTTGTCGGTTATCGGTTTTCGTTTCAGCAGTCCGGCATTGCTGGCCAGCCGGCGCATGCTGACAACTCCATACTGAAAACTGTAGACTCCTGCGCACGCGCCCAAGTTACCCTATCGTTGGCGGTGCGACAAGTGCGGCTTACCTATGACCTCGGAGCGCGAGATGACGATTTACGACATCACGAGAACAGTATCACCCACGCTGAAAGTATGGCCAGGCGACACGGAGTACGCGGCGGCGGCGGTCGTCACGATGGCAGGCGGCGCGCCAGTGAACCTCTTTACGCTGACCCTGAGCGCCCATACCGGCACACATGCCGACGCGTATTATCACTATACGAAGGATGGCGCGCATCCGGCACAGATGCCGCTCGAACAGTACGTCGGCCCGGCGCGGGTGGTCACGGTTTCACGGCGCGACGGCCCGCTAACCGCCGACGACTTTCCGGCGGGGTCGCTGGATGGTGTCCGGCGTCTACTGGTCCACTCACACGTCAGCAATCTGCCGGACGAGGTCTGGCCGTCTGAATTCCCCTACCCCTCACCGGACCTCATCGAGCTACTGGGACGGCACGGCTGCCTGCTGATCGGGTTGGACTCGCCCTCGTTCGACGACCTGAACAGTTCCACACTCGATGGGCACCACGCGCTCCGGCGCAGCGGCATGGTCAACCTCGAAACGCTTAACCTGAGCGGCGTGCCGGACGGCGACTACGAGCTGGTCGCGCTTCCGCTCAAGCTCGATCTGGCCTGCGGATCGCCGGTACGGGCCATCCTCCGCACGCTCTGAGAATCGACAGCTATTCGTCGTCAGTTAGCGGCTAACAGCATATCACTCAGTACGGCCCGAAGGCATCGCCGTTGTCGAGCAGCAGGAACACCTGCGTGATCGTTACGTCGAGGATCAGTGTGCCGCCCTCGACGCGCTGGATGTTCAGGTCGGCGGTCTGCTGCGGTGTCCGCGCATAGCCCAACGACTGCTGCAAGGCCTGGTCACTGGTCCACAGGCCGAGGAATGCGTCCGATGGCGGGCGCAGCCCTTCCGGCGGCAGGATCGCGATGGGTGCAGGCACCAGCGGCAGATTGGTGAACCAGAAGCGCCCTGCGCGCACCTGCCCCGGCTGGATGGCCCAGACTTCACCGGACTCCTGGCGCTGGTACATCACGCCGCCATTCTCGAAGACCTGGACGTCCGCCGCGAACCCGAAGCGTTCCTGCAGGGCACAGCCCACGCGGCGCGCCACGGACGGATTCTCGCGCCAGGCCGTCCCGAAAACCGGGTCAATCTCGATCTCGCAGCCGATGCCGCCTTCCGCAGTCGGCTCTGGCAGCGCAGTCTGCCGCGGGTCAATCCTCGGCAGATCGACCTCAAGCTGCGCCGCGCCGAGAAAGACGCCCACGTAAGGCGTCTCGGTCGGGGTAGCGGTCGGCGGCGACTGCGTCGCAGTGACCGGCACCGCCTGGCGCGTCTGCTGCTTTTCGACGCGGCTCAGGGTTGGCGGCAGGTCGACCGTCGCGATCGACCGCACGATAGCGACCGCAGTCG harbors:
- the rpmG gene encoding 50S ribosomal protein L33, with protein sequence MAKKSKGNRILIKLRSTESGHMYVTFKNRRNDTARLELKKYDPMVRKHVIYRETK
- the secE gene encoding preprotein translocase subunit SecE; amino-acid sequence: MTAETPSKGRRRPAAKPAEVVETIEAAADESKGITAAKGRATPGRRQAGPEQEVQRGFFGRIVEYIQGVRSELDKVAWPSREQVISLFRVVLIVTIAAAAVLGLVAFLFNELFAIGLSNPIVFVVFGAAVGALTFFVMRRNAEAGPSR
- the nusG gene encoding transcription termination/antitermination protein NusG translates to MAKRKQQAEQDYDPVPVTIDDDDVSGNVLDIKVPLEGERDPNRRWYVVHCYSGHENKVKHAVLQRIQTMGMQDKIFDVLIPTAEEIEVKEGKQKKIEKRVFPGYILVEMIMDEDSWYVVRNTTGVTGFVGMGTEPTPLNEDEVKLIMRRMESEIPVVKVNFKVGQKVRIVSGPFNDIIGIVSDIYPDRNKVRVMVSFFGRETPVEVDFLEVEKA
- the rplK gene encoding 50S ribosomal protein L11, whose product is MAKKIKAVVKLAINAGKATPAPPIGPALAQHGINLMGFCKEYNARTSNRMGEIIPAEITIFQDGSFKFVLKSPPTSFLIKKAAGITKGASNPLTEKVGKLTKKQLAEIAEQKKEDLNALDLESAMRQIAGTARQMGVEVEQ
- a CDS encoding 50S ribosomal protein L1, producing the protein MAGKRYEAASKLVDHAKQYPLGEAIGLLKQMTGGETSKHKFDETVELHFRLGIDPRHSDQQVRSTVLLPAGLGKKVRVLIFAEGDDARAAEAAGADIVADDQLINRIATEGWVDFDAALATPSMMKKIGRIARILGPRGLMPNPKAGTVVEGSDLARAVDELKAGRVEFRNDKTGNLHIPIGKASFTAEQIEQNARAVLGAVEAQKPATMKGIYLKRAVITSTMQPGLRLEVSQTGAAK
- a CDS encoding cyclase family protein, whose translation is MTIYDITRTVSPTLKVWPGDTEYAAAAVVTMAGGAPVNLFTLTLSAHTGTHADAYYHYTKDGAHPAQMPLEQYVGPARVVTVSRRDGPLTADDFPAGSLDGVRRLLVHSHVSNLPDEVWPSEFPYPSPDLIELLGRHGCLLIGLDSPSFDDLNSSTLDGHHALRRSGMVNLETLNLSGVPDGDYELVALPLKLDLACGSPVRAILRTL